The DNA sequence TTTCAACTATGACCATAACAGAAACAAGAAAGAAAATCACATCACTTGAGAATACGATGAATTATGATGATACAATCTCCATTACTAATCATGGAAAAGAAGTATTTGCTTTGATTCGTTGGGATACCTATGAATGTATTCAAGAAACTTTGGAAATACTTGCAGATGAACAATTGGCAAAAGACCTGTCTACTGGAATTAAGCAGATAAATGAAAACAATCTTGTAGATTTTGACACATTCAAGGCGGGTCTAATGTGTATACAATAAAATTAACCCAAATTGCCGCCGAATTTATTGCTAAACTAGACAATAAATCTCAACAGCAGGTACTGCAAAAGATTGAGGTATTAAAAGAGTATCCTCTAAAAGTGGGAAAGCCTTTAAAAGGTAATTTACAGGATTATCGTTCTATTCGTTCTGTTGGACAACGATATAGAATAATTTATCAAGTTAAAGAGAGTGAAATTGCGGTTATTATTGTAGCTGTAGGAATAAGACGAGATGGCGACAAAAAAAATGATATTTACGAACTCATGAAAAAATATCTAAAAATTGGTTTATTACCACAGTCACAGTAAAGAAAATCTAACACCCGCTTCAACCTGACATTGCCTTTGCGGCAATGCAGGTTAAGCGTTAGTTATGTGGACTGCCCTTCAGGCAGGAATTCGGAAAGGAACATGATAAATAAAAGAATATGTGTGTTATGTATATTACTACTTTTATTGCAAAATATCTTTGCTAATGATAAACAAGAGATGGATATTTTAATTTTACTGGGAAATAATTCTAATAGTACTCTACAACTGTATAAAGGATTGATTCCGAAATCGCAGGATGATTCAGCAATTTTAAATAAAGACCTATATAATGCTTTAATATCGATGGATAGAAAAATTAAAAAGGCAAGACCTATTTCTATAAATAATGCTGAAAAAGTTTGTATTATAGATGGTGAATATAAAGTTGAGTATTTACTGACAGGAAAAAAATATGCAATTCAAAATAATTATTGGATGTATGAATATAAGTCTGGAAAATTCTATAGATGTGATATTTTAAATGAATTGCGAATTATATATGATTGTTATAATTATTCAAATTTTTATAGTAAATATTATTCACAGGACACATTGAATATTGCTGATTGTAAAAATATAAATTTTATAAAATGGCTTTTTACTCATGAAACGAACATTCAAATTAAAGATAAATCTATTGAGATTATTGAACAACAATATGCAAATGGAATTCCAATTAATATTGAACGATTCCCTTGTTACTATACAATGAAAATTTCAAATGAAGAATATAATCAATATCAAAAAGATTATAAGAAAAGTTCTAATTGGAAAATATTCAAGAATGGTGAAATATCATTTCGTCTTATAACAAAGTTTGAGTTATGTTGTGTTATAAAAGAAAATGAGCTAATTTTTGGATTTGGAAATATGGATATCATTCATCCATAAAAAGAATATCACATAACACCCGCTTCAACGCTGACATTTGTTTTGTCACTAAAGTTGCTTGGGCGGTCGCCTACGGCTCCCGTTTTTATGCAACTTTCGCGCCAACTTTGTCGCTGCTATGCGCGTCGGCAAAGGCACAAATGCAGGTTAAGCGAATGTTAGGTTGACGCTTCGCGCAAAAAAATGTGCGAACCCAATCGAAACATATTTCGACTCCAAAAATATTTAAATTCTTGCAAAAAAGATTTGCAAGAAAAAGGAGTTAGGAATGACGAAACAAAAAAGAATAGTTTCAATGATTGGAGCATTAATTTTAATAATTGGTGCAATAGCGTTACTTACCGGATGCCAGCAACCGAATAATAGCGGTGGTGGAAATTCACTGATGGCGGAAAATATCGTAATAAAATTTGATAATACAAAGATAAAGTGCTCTGATATGCAAAACAAAGATGTCCCAAACGGTACAACATTAGCAACAGGCACTGAGGTGAGATTTAAGGCGATAAATATTCCTACTGGACAGATTGTTGATAAGTGGACTATTGGTAAGAAAATAAGAAATGCTACATCATCTACCACATGGTATAAAATTTCAAAAGATGATGCAGATGGAAATAATATCAATGTAAGTTATACCTTAAGGTCGCCTGCAAAGTTAAAAATAGTTTTTGATGATACTAAGGTTAGATGTGAAAAAAAGGGTACAGAAATTGGAAATAATTCTGAAGTTCTTGAACAAGATTGGTTGCATTTTATTCCTAAAAATATAGCATCAGATAAAGTTGCTGTATGGGAAATAAAAGATAAGGGAGAAGCATATTTCAGCGACTTTAATTCATTAAACTATCGTGTTAAGATTAGAGATGCAAATAGTTCTAATGAAATTGAATTAGTTTATAGTGAAAGAAATAAAGAAAAAATAACAGTTCAATTTGATGCAAGCAAAATAAAATGTACTAACCACGAGACAACTGTAAATGTAACAAGTAACAGCAAAATTTTAGAAGGAACAATGTTAAAAGTTGAAACAATTGATGGCAGTGAGGTTGAGTGGGGAATTGGCAATACTACATATGTCGGCTCAACAAAAGAGATGAGTTTTACTGTATATAAAGGAGATGCGGAAAACGATATTATAATAGTCAGTTTTAAGTAATTTAAAATTAAAACCTAACACCCGCTTCAACCTGACATTGCGGACAAGCCGCAAATGCAGGTTAAGCGAATGTTAGTTTGACAAGATTTAATACAATAAGGAATACGCAATTGAGCAAAATTATCATAGCTTTACTACAATTAACGCCGGGGAACTCTCTTGTTGAAAATGTGTATATCGGTATAGCTGCTTGTCGCAAGGCAAAAAATATGGGGGCAGATATAGCATTATTTCCTGAAATGTGGAGTATTGGTTACGAAATCCCTAAATCTGTCAATGAATTAAAGAGTAAAGCAATTAGTAAAAATGATGCATTTATACATTCATTCTCAGATTTAGCAAAAGAATTGCAAATGGCTATCGGTATAACATTTCTTGAAAAGTATGAGCCATTACCAAGAAACAGTATATGTCTGTTTGATAGATTTGGAAAAGAACTATATACCTATGCAAAAGTACATACATGTATTTTTGGAGATGAAAAAAATTTAATGCCCGGTAATGATTTTTATGTATCTGAATTAGACACAGAGCACGGTTGTGTAAAAATAGGTTCAATGATTTGTTATGATAGAGAATTTCCTGAGAGTGCACGAATACTCATGCTCAAAGGTGCAGAAATACTACTTGTACCGAATGCATGTCCAATGGAAATTAATAGGATTTCACAATTAAGAGCAAGAGCATTTGAAAATATGGTTGGCATTGCAACTGTTAATTATCCAAAAGGAAAACCCGATTGTAATGGTCATTCTACAGCATTTGACGGTATTGCCTATAAAATTGATGAACCATATTCACGAGATACATTAATAATAGAAGCCGGAGAGGAAGAAGGAATATATATCGCAACTTTTAATATAGAGGAATTAAGAAAGTATAGAAGTAGAGAAGTTCATGGTAACGCATACCGGCAGCCGACAAAATATGAGATTTTATTATCGGAAGAGAAACAAGAGCCGTTTATCCGTAAAGATTATAGAAAATCAGCAAACTAACACCCGCTTCAACCTGACATTGCGGACGAGCCGCAAATGCAGGTTAAGCGAATGTTATATGGACTGCCCTTCGGGCAGCTAGGGATATGAAAAATGGGTAGATTCGTACAAGATTGTGATTCACATGGAAGTCTAAAAGATATACAAATATTAATCAATAATCGAAAAGAAATATTAGACAAAAAATTATCAGAAGTCTTAGAAAAGGAAATTAATATAAATTGGAAGTCTCCAATAAAAGATGATCAGTATGCGGAATATAGAGATGAAGATTTTCTTAGAATATTGGATATAGAATCAAAAATAAACTCTCCTTTGGAAAAGTTTTGGCCTAAGAGAGGTCCTCAATGGGATGCCTTAGGAATAGATGATGAAAAAATATTTTTGGTTGAAGCGAAAGCAAATCTGCCTGAAGTTGTATCTCCTCCAACAGTAGCGGGGAAAGAATCTAAGTCTAAAATTTTGACTTCTTTTTCTGAATTGAAGGAATATTTAAATATAAATAATACAATAGATTGGTCAGGAACATTTTATCAATATGCAAATAGAATAGCACATTTATATTTTTTAAGGGTACTAAACGGTATCAATGCTTATTTGGTAAATATTTATTTTATTAATGATAATTCAGTTGCTGGTCCTAAAAGTATTGATGAGTGGAGAGGTGCATTAACTATAATAAAACATTATTTAGGAATTCCTAAAAAGAATAAACTAGAAAAGTATATGATTGATATTTTTATTGATGTAAATGATTTAATAAAATAAATCATATAACATCGTTTTCAAAGCCGACAAACCGGTCGAGCCGGTTTGCGGTTTAAAACAATGTTATGGTGACAGGCCGTTGGCCTGCTATGGAGGGAAAAATGGAATATACGATTAAAGGGCGACTTTCTTTTACAGATTATAAAGACTTTCTGTTAGCTTCGTTAATTTATAAAAAACATAGATTGATCATTTTAATTTTATGTTTTGCATTAATAATTTTTAATTGTGTATCAACAGCATTAAAAGCTCCAAATATGTTAACAGCAATTATAGAATTCTTTCCTTTTATAGTCCTTATATTGATTTATTTCATAATTTACAAAGTATTTACAAAACGTTCATATAAAACAGATTCTGTGATACAAAAAGAAATGTCTTATACTTTTTCAGAAGAAGGTATTTATTGGGCAACAGATCGAGGATCATATAATTATAAGATTGAAGATTTCAGAAGCTACTTTTTCTCAAAAAGAGTCATTGCAATTTACATATCAAATCGTAAAGCTATTGTAATTCCTAGACATTTTTTTGAATCAAAAGAACAAGAGGAAAAAATAGAAAAGCTTATAAAAGAAAAATACATGATTGAAAATAAAAAGTAATTGGTGAATATTTTTTAATCGAATTCAAGCTCAATGAAATTATGAAATAGAACTTTCGAACTTGAACGAAGAAGCGGCTGTAGAAGGAAAAATATATTTCAGAAAGTAAGTTGAGCTTGCTTTCTGAAATGAAATTGGACTTTAGAGTAAAGTCGCGGTAGAACGGGGCTTTACGCCGCTTGAAAAAAGTATAATAATAGAAGCGTGCGCTTCAAAATAGTACAGAATATTTCTTAAAGAAAAAAGGAATTGAGAAATCTAATCCTGTAAAAGAAATAGTTTTGCCATAACACCCGCTTCAACCTGACATTGCGGACAAGCCGCAAATGCAGGTTAAGCGAATGTTAGACCGATGCCTTACGGCACGATAAACAGTAACTTTGAAAAATAGAATGTATTTTTTATAAATTAAAGCATAAAACCCAAATTAATAGCTTAGATTCTTTGAATAAAGTTATGTTTTATTATAATATCTACTTGTATAAGAAAAATAAAACTTTAATCTTTGGATTTTAAAACTTGTTAAGGAAGTCAACGAGTTAAAAGTCCTTCGGACGGTCATGGTAATTATAATAATTAACTTGTTAATGAAAACTAAAGCTTTATCTAAGGATTTTAAACTAGCTAAGGAAATCAACAAAATAAAAGTCCTTCGGACGGTCATGGTGATTATAATAATTAAGTTGTTAAAGAAAAATAAAGTATTATAGTTAAATTAATATTTTTAATATATGCTTTAAGTGATGTAAAGTTGGATATGAAAATAATAAAGCTTTATATTAAAATTTTAAGTTTTTTATTTATTAAATATTGTAATAAAAAGCAAAATAGTGTAAAATTAAAAGCGTAATTGTTAATATTAAGTTATATAAATAAAATAAAAGTGTCTAACACGCAGTTCAAGACTGACAAAACC is a window from the Treponema denticola genome containing:
- a CDS encoding type II toxin-antitoxin system Phd/YefM family antitoxin — translated: MISTMTITETRKKITSLENTMNYDDTISITNHGKEVFALIRWDTYECIQETLEILADEQLAKDLSTGIKQINENNLVDFDTFKAGLMCIQ
- a CDS encoding type II toxin-antitoxin system RelE family toxin, yielding MYTIKLTQIAAEFIAKLDNKSQQQVLQKIEVLKEYPLKVGKPLKGNLQDYRSIRSVGQRYRIIYQVKESEIAVIIVAVGIRRDGDKKNDIYELMKKYLKIGLLPQSQ
- a CDS encoding carbon-nitrogen hydrolase family protein produces the protein MSKIIIALLQLTPGNSLVENVYIGIAACRKAKNMGADIALFPEMWSIGYEIPKSVNELKSKAISKNDAFIHSFSDLAKELQMAIGITFLEKYEPLPRNSICLFDRFGKELYTYAKVHTCIFGDEKNLMPGNDFYVSELDTEHGCVKIGSMICYDREFPESARILMLKGAEILLVPNACPMEINRISQLRARAFENMVGIATVNYPKGKPDCNGHSTAFDGIAYKIDEPYSRDTLIIEAGEEEGIYIATFNIEELRKYRSREVHGNAYRQPTKYEILLSEEKQEPFIRKDYRKSAN
- a CDS encoding YcxB family protein, translating into MEYTIKGRLSFTDYKDFLLASLIYKKHRLIILILCFALIIFNCVSTALKAPNMLTAIIEFFPFIVLILIYFIIYKVFTKRSYKTDSVIQKEMSYTFSEEGIYWATDRGSYNYKIEDFRSYFFSKRVIAIYISNRKAIVIPRHFFESKEQEEKIEKLIKEKYMIENKK